Proteins co-encoded in one Candidatus Methylomirabilis sp. genomic window:
- a CDS encoding sigma-54 dependent transcriptional regulator yields MIPSHSKILIADDDQDIREVMHDRLKAMGFEVVEATDGEQALIRLRDDSPAITFLDLMMSKKSGLEVLKAIQDEGLETTTIAMTAYGTIDKAVEAMQAGAYDFLTKPFSSGHLEVVIGKALEREALKRQNLLLSGEVREKDLPIIGHSPSILNTIEFTKRAAASSSTILLQGESGTGKEVFANSIHRWSPRRDQPFVVVNCVALSEELLESELFGHERGAFTGAHQRKRGKLELADGGTAFLDEIGDLKPHLQAKLLRVLQEHEFERVGGTKPIRVDLRFVAATNRRLDKAIREGLFREDLYYRLNVITVSLPPLRDRPEDIVPLTNYFLAQYCARLGKRIKEITPDAWELLQHYHWPGNVRELANFIERAVVLSTRDRITSEDLPLTVLAGAPESSASDTPRDFHEAVAAYKRQVIRETLHRSGGNQSKAASALGLQRTYLARLIKELQIREKS; encoded by the coding sequence ATGATCCCCAGCCACAGCAAGATCCTGATCGCGGACGACGACCAGGACATCCGAGAGGTGATGCATGATCGCCTGAAGGCCATGGGGTTCGAGGTCGTAGAGGCGACCGATGGTGAGCAGGCCCTGATACGACTGAGAGACGACTCACCAGCGATCACCTTCCTCGATCTTATGATGTCGAAGAAAAGCGGCCTGGAGGTGCTGAAGGCGATCCAAGATGAGGGACTCGAGACGACAACCATCGCGATGACCGCGTATGGCACCATTGACAAGGCTGTGGAGGCGATGCAGGCAGGCGCGTATGACTTCCTGACCAAACCGTTCAGTTCGGGTCATCTGGAAGTGGTCATCGGCAAGGCGCTGGAACGGGAGGCGTTGAAGCGGCAAAACCTCCTACTATCGGGGGAGGTCAGGGAAAAAGATCTGCCGATCATCGGCCATAGTCCGTCGATCCTGAATACTATCGAGTTCACCAAGCGCGCGGCGGCCAGCAGTTCGACGATTCTCTTGCAGGGGGAAAGCGGCACCGGTAAGGAGGTGTTCGCGAACTCGATTCACCGCTGGAGCCCGAGGCGGGATCAGCCCTTTGTGGTGGTAAACTGCGTGGCGTTGTCGGAAGAGCTGCTCGAAAGTGAGCTATTCGGGCATGAGCGGGGGGCCTTTACGGGCGCGCACCAGCGCAAGCGCGGGAAGCTGGAGCTGGCCGACGGCGGGACCGCGTTCCTTGATGAGATCGGCGATCTGAAGCCGCACCTGCAGGCGAAGCTGCTGCGCGTCCTTCAAGAGCATGAGTTTGAGCGGGTCGGCGGGACGAAGCCGATACGAGTCGATCTCCGCTTCGTCGCCGCCACGAATCGACGCCTGGACAAGGCGATCCGCGAGGGATTGTTCCGCGAGGATCTTTACTACCGTCTCAATGTCATTACCGTCTCGCTCCCCCCGCTTCGAGATCGCCCCGAGGACATCGTCCCCCTCACCAATTACTTCCTGGCCCAATACTGCGCCCGTCTGGGCAAGCGAATTAAAGAGATCACACCGGATGCATGGGAGTTACTGCAACACTACCACTGGCCAGGCAATGTGAGGGAGCTGGCGAACTTTATCGAGCGGGCCGTTGTCCTCAGTACCCGCGATCGGATCACCTCTGAAGACCTTCCGCTGACTGTCCTTGCCGGCGCACCGGAGTCGTCCGCGTCAGATACACCTCGCGACTTCCACGAGGCTGTAGCGGCGTACAAACGACAGGTCATCCGTGAGACCCTGCACCGTTCGGGCGGCAATCAATCAAAGGCTGCGAGCGCCCTCGGTCTGCAGCGGACCTACCTTGCCCGCCTGATCAAGGAATTACAGATACGCGAGAAGAGCTGA
- a CDS encoding COX15/CtaA family protein, translating into MPDTRARGYSPWPHRFALATAASTLVLIFVGGLVTNTGAGLAVPDWPTTFGYNMFLFPWSQMVGGVFYEHSHRLIGSIVGLLTLALAFVLWVREPARALRWLGVAAVGAVIIQGVLGGLRVILISTGSELAVIHGLLAQAFFALTVSLVVCTSQEWKYTPRQVLVADAGAIKRLCLQTTGVVYLQIFLGGMLTHIGDWFLVHLFCAALITFHAWRLAQRLLWLQMNQAKLVWPVTLLVGLLVLQLLLGLGSYVNRFTSVEIPYAVFSRLALPTTHRITGALMLAACIVLTLRVYRLLASRQTLGSQELLAEQVRA; encoded by the coding sequence ATGCCCGATACCCGTGCGCGAGGCTATAGCCCGTGGCCCCATCGATTCGCCCTGGCGACCGCGGCATCAACGTTGGTGTTGATCTTCGTCGGCGGTCTGGTCACGAATACTGGAGCGGGGCTGGCGGTACCGGACTGGCCAACCACATTTGGGTATAACATGTTCCTTTTCCCGTGGTCGCAAATGGTAGGGGGCGTTTTCTACGAACACAGTCATCGGCTGATCGGTTCCATCGTGGGCCTGCTCACCCTGGCATTGGCCTTTGTGCTCTGGGTGAGGGAGCCGGCGCGAGCGCTTCGATGGTTGGGCGTTGCTGCCGTCGGCGCGGTAATCATCCAGGGAGTGCTCGGCGGCCTTCGCGTGATCCTGATATCGACCGGAAGCGAACTCGCCGTCATCCATGGCCTGCTCGCCCAAGCCTTCTTTGCCCTCACGGTGAGCTTGGTGGTATGTACTTCCCAGGAGTGGAAGTACACGCCTCGACAGGTCCTCGTTGCTGATGCCGGAGCGATCAAGCGTCTTTGCCTCCAGACAACCGGTGTTGTGTACCTTCAGATCTTCCTTGGAGGTATGCTGACACATATCGGTGACTGGTTCCTGGTCCATCTATTCTGCGCTGCGCTTATTACCTTCCATGCTTGGCGTCTGGCGCAACGGCTCCTGTGGCTTCAAATGAATCAGGCGAAACTCGTGTGGCCCGTCACGCTACTCGTCGGCCTGTTGGTGTTGCAGCTTCTGTTGGGCCTCGGGTCGTATGTAAATCGCTTTACGTCCGTCGAAATCCCCTACGCGGTCTTTAGTCGGTTGGCGCTTCCAACTACTCACAGGATCACAGGTGCGCTGATGCTGGCGGCCTGTATTGTGCTGACGCTTCGAGTCTATCGGTTGCTGGCGTCGCGGCAGACCCTGGGCAGTCAGGAATTGCTTGCCGAGCAGGTGCGCGCATGA
- the cyoE gene encoding heme o synthase: MMLTSATVGAEFTRAYRRAADFVLLMKPRIVMMVLLTTFVGFYLGVSGTPDYAVLLQVLAGTALAAGGTLALNQFLERDTDARMVRTRLRPLPAGRLQPAEALLFGVSIAVAGLLYLAISVNPLSSVVATVIVGSYLFLYTPLKRRTVFCTVVGAIPGALPPVIGWAAATGRLGIEAWVLFAIMFLWQLPHTRAIAVLYKDDYERAGIRLLPAVDPDDKITGRQIVCDCLVLFVVSLLPTLIGFAGPVYFTGALMLGIGLLGCAYAFSLWRSTTDVRRLLFVSLVHLPALLLLMVLDRVPF, translated from the coding sequence ATGATGCTCACATCTGCAACAGTAGGCGCCGAGTTCACGCGCGCATACAGACGAGCAGCAGATTTCGTATTGCTGATGAAGCCGCGTATCGTGATGATGGTGCTGTTGACTACATTCGTGGGCTTTTATCTTGGTGTGAGCGGCACGCCGGACTACGCGGTACTGTTGCAGGTGCTTGCCGGGACAGCACTGGCGGCGGGTGGAACACTTGCGCTCAATCAGTTCCTCGAGCGGGACACAGACGCGCGGATGGTGCGGACACGGCTTCGCCCATTGCCGGCTGGGCGACTGCAGCCTGCGGAGGCGCTCCTGTTCGGGGTGTCGATCGCAGTTGCAGGCCTGCTGTACCTGGCTATCTCAGTCAATCCCCTGAGTAGTGTGGTGGCGACGGTGATTGTGGGAAGCTATCTCTTCCTTTACACGCCGCTGAAGCGCAGGACCGTTTTCTGTACGGTGGTAGGAGCGATCCCCGGAGCGCTGCCGCCGGTTATCGGCTGGGCAGCGGCCACAGGAAGGCTCGGAATTGAGGCATGGGTGCTGTTCGCCATCATGTTTCTCTGGCAACTTCCTCATACGCGAGCAATCGCCGTGCTGTACAAGGACGATTATGAGCGGGCAGGCATTCGACTCCTGCCCGCAGTCGATCCGGATGATAAGATTACAGGACGTCAGATTGTCTGCGACTGTCTGGTCTTGTTTGTCGTCAGTCTGCTGCCGACCCTCATCGGATTCGCCGGCCCAGTCTATTTTACAGGCGCGCTTATGCTGGGTATTGGCCTGCTCGGGTGCGCGTACGCCTTTAGCCTCTGGCGATCGACGACAGACGTGAGGCGACTGCTGTTTGTATCGCTCGTGCACCTTCCAGCCCTGCTGTTACTGATGGTGCTGGATCGGGTGCCATTCTAA
- the ppdK gene encoding pyruvate, phosphate dikinase — protein sequence MAKKYAYFFGKGRAEGRAEQKNLLGGKGANLHEMTTLKIPVPPGFTISTEACIEYVQRGRRFPPKLWAEVEADIAKLERAMGKRFGDSKDPLLVSVRSGARISMPGMMDTVLNLGLNDVTVQGLIQRSQNPRFAYDSYRRLLQMFGDVVLGIKKIAFEGLLSEKKRQKGVEADTALSAEDLQDLVEQFKGVIQRETGQAFPRDPKEQLRMAIGAVFESWDNKRAVEYRRIYKVPDNWGTAVNIQAMVFGNLGENSGTGVAFTRDPSTGEKRLYGEFLPNAQGEDVVAGIRTPRPIVAMKETWPQVYRQFERICRTLEHHYRDMMDIEFTIEDGKLYMLQCRVGKRTAHAAIKIAVDMAKERLIDRKVAVLRVEPWQLEQLLHPAIDPKVKVQKIASGLPASPGAAVGKAVFTAEEAVEGAERHEKVILVRPETSPEDIAGMVAAQGILTARGGLTSHAAVVARGMGKACVVGCTDIFVNEEEGYFQTANLTVRRGDPITIDGSTGNLILGEVALTQPEKLTGEFGTLISWADRFRTIGVRTNADTPRDAQVTRQFGAEGIGLCRTEHMFFEGDRVVAVREMILAKDADERRKALAKLLPMQKRDFKAIFELMDGLPVIIRTLDPPLHEFLPRKDEEIRRVAESMGVSEEILKEKVRTLQEFNPMLGHRGCRLGISHPEITEMQARAIFEAACELKKKGKRPFPEIMIPLVGHVKEFQIQREIVIRVASEVMKAYGVKVRYLVGTMIELPRACIVADQIGAAADFFSFGTNDLTQTAFGFSRDDAGRFLPLYLEEGILQTDPFAVLDEEGVGALMRIAIEKGRKAKPSLEIGLCGEHGGEPTSVDLCHRLGLDYVSCSPYRVPIAKLAAAHAVLKRQVKVKEMGEK from the coding sequence ATCGCAAAGAAATACGCGTACTTTTTCGGAAAGGGTCGGGCTGAAGGAAGGGCCGAGCAGAAGAATCTTCTCGGAGGAAAGGGGGCGAACCTCCATGAGATGACTACCCTCAAGATTCCCGTGCCGCCTGGCTTTACCATCTCTACGGAAGCCTGTATCGAGTACGTGCAGCGCGGCAGGCGTTTCCCTCCCAAGCTATGGGCGGAGGTCGAGGCGGATATCGCCAAGCTGGAACGGGCTATGGGAAAGCGATTCGGCGATTCGAAGGATCCCCTTCTGGTCTCCGTCCGCTCTGGAGCCAGGATCTCTATGCCGGGGATGATGGATACGGTGTTGAACCTGGGATTAAATGACGTAACGGTCCAAGGCCTCATTCAGCGTTCACAAAATCCTCGCTTTGCTTACGATAGTTACCGGCGACTTCTCCAGATGTTCGGAGATGTGGTGCTTGGTATCAAGAAAATAGCCTTTGAGGGGCTCCTCAGCGAAAAGAAGCGGCAGAAGGGGGTCGAGGCCGACACGGCACTCAGCGCCGAAGATCTCCAGGACCTCGTTGAGCAGTTCAAAGGGGTCATTCAGCGCGAGACGGGGCAGGCGTTTCCGCGGGATCCGAAGGAGCAGCTTCGAATGGCCATCGGCGCCGTATTCGAGTCCTGGGACAACAAACGGGCCGTTGAGTACCGACGGATCTATAAGGTTCCGGATAACTGGGGTACTGCCGTGAATATCCAGGCTATGGTCTTCGGCAACCTGGGGGAGAATTCCGGGACCGGGGTGGCCTTTACCCGTGATCCGTCTACGGGGGAGAAACGCCTCTACGGCGAATTTCTTCCTAATGCCCAGGGGGAGGACGTGGTGGCGGGGATCAGGACCCCGCGTCCCATCGTGGCCATGAAGGAGACCTGGCCTCAGGTCTATCGGCAGTTTGAGCGGATCTGCCGAACCCTCGAGCACCACTATCGGGACATGATGGACATTGAGTTTACCATTGAGGATGGAAAGCTCTATATGCTGCAGTGCCGCGTCGGCAAAAGGACTGCCCACGCCGCCATTAAGATCGCCGTTGATATGGCCAAGGAGCGGTTGATCGATCGGAAGGTAGCTGTCCTGCGAGTGGAGCCCTGGCAACTCGAACAGCTTCTGCATCCCGCGATCGATCCGAAGGTCAAGGTCCAGAAGATCGCGAGTGGTCTCCCAGCCTCGCCGGGAGCGGCGGTTGGAAAGGCTGTCTTCACTGCGGAGGAGGCGGTCGAAGGAGCGGAACGGCACGAGAAGGTGATCCTGGTCAGGCCTGAGACCTCCCCGGAGGACATCGCGGGCATGGTTGCCGCGCAGGGGATCCTCACCGCCAGGGGAGGGCTTACCAGCCATGCCGCGGTGGTCGCCAGAGGTATGGGAAAAGCCTGCGTCGTCGGTTGCACCGACATCTTCGTCAACGAGGAAGAGGGATACTTCCAGACAGCGAATCTGACCGTCCGACGAGGAGATCCGATTACCATCGATGGCAGCACAGGTAATCTCATCCTTGGGGAGGTCGCGTTGACCCAGCCTGAAAAACTGACCGGTGAGTTCGGAACCTTAATCTCGTGGGCGGATCGCTTCCGAACAATCGGTGTCAGGACCAACGCGGACACTCCGAGAGACGCGCAGGTCACGCGACAGTTCGGGGCCGAGGGAATCGGCCTCTGCCGGACCGAACACATGTTTTTCGAGGGGGATCGAGTCGTCGCCGTGCGAGAGATGATTCTGGCCAAGGATGCTGATGAGCGGCGGAAGGCCCTGGCCAAGCTGCTGCCCATGCAGAAGCGGGACTTCAAGGCGATCTTCGAACTCATGGATGGCCTTCCTGTTATCATCAGGACGCTCGATCCTCCCCTGCATGAGTTCCTGCCGAGGAAGGACGAGGAGATTCGAAGGGTGGCGGAAAGCATGGGGGTGTCGGAAGAGATCCTCAAAGAAAAGGTCCGCACCCTGCAGGAATTCAACCCGATGCTTGGCCACCGTGGCTGCCGCCTCGGAATCAGCCACCCCGAGATTACTGAGATGCAGGCTCGGGCGATCTTCGAGGCGGCCTGTGAACTGAAAAAGAAAGGGAAGCGTCCATTCCCGGAGATCATGATCCCTCTCGTTGGCCACGTGAAGGAGTTTCAAATCCAGCGAGAGATCGTCATCCGTGTAGCTTCCGAGGTGATGAAAGCGTACGGCGTGAAGGTCCGCTACCTGGTTGGAACGATGATCGAGCTGCCCAGGGCCTGTATTGTGGCTGATCAGATTGGAGCGGCGGCCGACTTTTTCTCCTTCGGGACAAACGATCTGACCCAGACCGCTTTTGGGTTTTCGCGGGATGACGCCGGCCGGTTCCTCCCTCTGTATTTAGAGGAGGGGATTCTCCAGACGGATCCCTTCGCTGTACTCGACGAAGAAGGGGTGGGAGCGCTGATGCGGATAGCGATCGAGAAGGGGCGAAAGGCCAAGCCAAGCCTGGAAATCGGCCTCTGTGGCGAGCACGGGGGGGAGCCCACGTCCGTTGATCTCTGTCATCGGCTGGGCTTGGATTACGTGAGCTGCTCCCCCTACCGGGTCCCCATCGCGAAGCTGGCGGCGGCCCATGCCGTTCTGAAACGACAGGTCAAAGTCAAAGAGATGGGGGAAAAGTAG
- a CDS encoding thiosulfate oxidation carrier protein SoxY: MGERAMSRRGFLRLASILATVGYTAQETGRLADAFASEVQHPNDSSTPPPADQSYLPILRVPSVTRNGAHVPIVAEIRHPMEPDHYIKSLQILNESDPIPSKGIFYLSPANGHAYLSVQARIHSGTSAVRVIAECTRHGRWTTSQSITIPEGGGGCATAAEGGDDALHDDTIHPPVIRIPELVERGKIRRGEIIQVQIKLKHPSRTGLVFQGEKFLQTAEPFYVKEMKVFYGDDPVSRYEMTPAISDNPFITFKLRAMKESTIRIIVTNSRGQQFQASQEIIFS, encoded by the coding sequence ATGGGGGAACGCGCAATGTCGAGACGGGGCTTTCTCCGTCTCGCTTCGATCCTGGCAACTGTAGGATACACTGCACAAGAGACCGGCCGGCTGGCCGATGCCTTCGCCTCTGAGGTGCAACACCCCAATGATTCGAGCACTCCGCCCCCTGCCGACCAGTCTTATCTGCCTATCCTCAGGGTTCCGTCCGTTACGCGTAATGGCGCTCATGTCCCGATCGTAGCCGAGATACGCCACCCGATGGAACCGGATCATTATATCAAGAGTCTCCAGATCCTGAATGAAAGCGATCCGATCCCCTCAAAGGGAATCTTCTACTTGAGCCCAGCCAATGGGCATGCCTATCTCTCGGTTCAAGCCCGCATACACAGCGGTACCTCCGCTGTGCGGGTCATTGCCGAGTGCACCCGCCACGGGCGTTGGACAACGAGCCAATCGATTACGATTCCTGAGGGAGGGGGAGGGTGCGCAACCGCTGCGGAAGGGGGGGACGACGCACTACACGATGACACCATTCATCCGCCGGTCATCCGAATTCCCGAGCTGGTCGAGCGGGGGAAAATCAGGCGAGGCGAAATTATCCAGGTACAGATAAAGCTCAAGCATCCGAGTCGGACCGGCTTAGTGTTCCAAGGCGAGAAGTTTCTCCAAACCGCCGAGCCCTTTTACGTGAAAGAGATGAAGGTCTTTTATGGGGATGACCCGGTAAGTCGTTACGAGATGACTCCCGCCATCAGCGATAATCCATTCATTACGTTTAAACTGAGAGCGATGAAGGAGTCGACCATCCGGATTATTGTGACCAATAGTCGCGGTCAGCAGTTTCAGGCTTCACAAGAGATTATATTTTCTTGA
- a CDS encoding cytochrome-c peroxidase, giving the protein MRRGIWILSILVSVSGLSIRESEAEGPYKLKMPLGLQEEASYIPPDNPLTIEKINLGKQLYFDKRLSADGTVACATCHAPDKGFSDGRPTSTGIKGQVGGRNAPVTINRLFSQEQFWDGRSPSLEDQALGPVQNPIEMGHTLEGMVATVDKVQGYRAQFKKVFGTKVTKEGVAQAIASFERTLLCGNSAFDKFKAGDQHALTKSAQHGLTLFNGKANCVACHTGFNFTDEGYHNLGVGIDKTDPDLGRFKVTKKESDKGTFKTPTLRNIAASAPYLHDGSAKTLDDVIELYNKGGVKNPNLSNEIRPLNLTAKEKADLVAFLESLSCPNLQVAAPALPK; this is encoded by the coding sequence ATGAGACGGGGGATCTGGATTCTCAGCATACTGGTTAGCGTTTCGGGTCTGTCCATCAGGGAGAGCGAGGCTGAAGGACCGTACAAACTGAAGATGCCGCTTGGACTGCAGGAAGAAGCCAGCTACATCCCTCCGGACAACCCGCTGACAATCGAAAAAATCAATCTGGGCAAACAACTCTATTTTGACAAGCGGCTCTCAGCCGATGGAACCGTGGCTTGCGCCACTTGTCACGCTCCGGATAAAGGGTTCTCCGACGGTCGCCCCACCTCCACAGGGATCAAAGGACAGGTCGGTGGGCGTAACGCCCCCGTGACGATCAATCGCCTTTTCAGCCAGGAGCAGTTCTGGGATGGGCGGTCCCCCTCGCTGGAGGACCAAGCCCTTGGCCCGGTCCAGAATCCGATTGAGATGGGCCATACTCTGGAAGGGATGGTCGCGACGGTGGATAAGGTGCAGGGATACCGGGCGCAGTTCAAGAAAGTCTTCGGCACCAAGGTAACGAAAGAAGGCGTCGCCCAGGCCATCGCGTCGTTCGAGCGGACCCTCCTCTGCGGCAACTCCGCCTTCGACAAGTTTAAAGCCGGCGATCAACACGCGCTCACGAAGAGCGCCCAACATGGCCTGACCCTCTTCAATGGCAAGGCCAACTGTGTCGCGTGTCACACCGGCTTCAACTTCACCGACGAAGGCTACCACAACCTCGGCGTAGGTATCGACAAGACGGACCCGGATCTTGGCCGCTTTAAGGTAACAAAGAAAGAGTCTGATAAAGGAACCTTCAAGACGCCGACCCTCCGCAATATCGCGGCCAGCGCGCCCTATCTGCATGACGGCAGCGCCAAGACCCTGGACGACGTGATTGAGCTCTACAATAAGGGCGGCGTCAAGAACCCTAATTTGTCGAACGAGATCAGGCCGCTCAACCTCACAGCCAAAGAGAAGGCCGATCTGGTGGCTTTCCTGGAATCACTGAGCTGCCCCAACTTGCAGGTGGCCGCTCCGGCGTTACCGAAGTAA
- a CDS encoding cytochrome-c peroxidase: MGRWAKGVSIIAALIVVGGFLSQSGAQGPYKLTLPLGLQEEAAYIPPDNPLTAEKIELGRQLYFDGRLSADGTVSCATCHAPDKGFSDGRPTSTGIKGQVGGRNAPVAINRLFSQEQFWDGRAASLEDQALGPIKNPIEMGNTLEKMVATLSATRGYREQFRQVFGTDVTASSVAKAIAAFERSLVCGNSAFDRYEDGDDTALSESEQRGLHLFREKANCVRCHTGFAFTDERYHNIGVGFDKPNPDLGRYTITKKESDKGTFKTPTLRNIAASAPYLHDGSVKTLEDVIEFYDKGGIKNPNLSNEIKPLNLTATEKADLVAFLKSLSCPTLQMAAPALPK; encoded by the coding sequence ATGGGGCGATGGGCAAAAGGCGTATCGATCATTGCCGCCCTGATTGTTGTCGGCGGCTTTCTCAGCCAGAGCGGAGCACAAGGGCCTTACAAGCTCACATTACCCCTGGGACTGCAGGAAGAAGCCGCCTACATTCCTCCGGACAATCCGCTGACAGCCGAGAAGATCGAACTCGGGCGACAGCTCTACTTTGACGGTCGCCTTTCGGCCGATGGAACCGTTTCCTGCGCCACCTGTCACGCACCGGATAAAGGGTTCTCCGACGGTCGTCCTACCTCTACAGGGATTAAAGGGCAGGTCGGAGGGCGCAACGCCCCCGTGGCGATCAATCGTCTCTTCAGCCAGGAGCAGTTCTGGGATGGACGAGCGGCCTCCCTTGAGGACCAAGCCCTCGGTCCTATCAAGAACCCGATCGAGATGGGCAACACCTTGGAAAAAATGGTTGCTACGCTGAGCGCTACTCGAGGGTACCGGGAGCAGTTCAGACAAGTATTTGGGACAGACGTTACCGCATCAAGTGTGGCAAAGGCCATTGCGGCATTCGAGCGCTCACTCGTGTGTGGAAATTCAGCGTTCGACCGATATGAGGATGGTGACGATACGGCGCTCTCAGAGAGTGAGCAGCGAGGGCTTCATCTCTTTCGAGAGAAGGCGAATTGCGTACGGTGCCATACCGGTTTCGCGTTCACGGATGAACGATACCACAATATCGGCGTCGGCTTCGACAAGCCGAATCCTGATCTGGGACGATATACCATCACCAAGAAAGAGTCCGACAAAGGTACGTTCAAAACGCCGACCCTGCGCAACATCGCTGCCAGCGCCCCTTATCTCCACGACGGCAGCGTCAAGACCCTGGAGGACGTGATCGAGTTCTACGATAAGGGCGGCATCAAGAACCCGAATCTGTCGAACGAGATCAAGCCGCTCAACCTTACGGCCACAGAAAAGGCAGATTTGGTGGCGTTCCTGAAGTCGCTGAGCTGTCCCACGCTACAGATGGCCGCCCCAGCGCTACCGAAGTAA
- a CDS encoding metallophosphoesterase translates to MDRVLRQPGEHPDRTMEITRRMFIHKSLLAGAAAGAATAGWFPWLNTLDLAFGAEAFKFVWISDSHLYPKTLNTRFIDKVTRAVKDVQAMSPPADFLIYGGDLAQLGDPVELDLGAEILKEVTIKKVFIPGEHDWYLDMGVKWEKLFGKSSWTFDHKGVRFIGLDTVSRGPDYWTAKKMTPKERMGHMATLDGSVAGAWAGVGRDQLAWLSTTLSTWPKNKPVVIFSHNPLYEYYPPWNFWVRDWREVHEVLAPFTNVTNIHGHTHQVLYNEIGKVRSIGMLATSWTWPYAPEGVPALTKCVVRVDPGDPFDGVGWSKLTVSAAEKIENDYVMWRKDILGETPWDSGCADNANQILSPRLADREWPYYGAYK, encoded by the coding sequence ATGGACAGAGTATTAAGGCAGCCCGGTGAACATCCTGACAGGACCATGGAGATCACCCGGCGCATGTTCATCCATAAATCGTTACTGGCCGGCGCAGCGGCCGGCGCGGCCACCGCCGGATGGTTCCCGTGGTTGAATACCCTCGATTTGGCCTTTGGCGCCGAGGCCTTTAAGTTTGTCTGGATCTCCGACTCGCACCTGTACCCAAAAACGCTCAACACGCGTTTCATCGATAAGGTGACCCGTGCGGTGAAAGATGTCCAGGCCATGTCGCCACCTGCTGATTTTCTGATCTATGGAGGTGACCTGGCGCAACTTGGGGATCCGGTCGAGTTGGACCTCGGGGCCGAGATCCTGAAAGAGGTCACCATCAAAAAGGTCTTCATCCCCGGGGAGCACGACTGGTACCTCGATATGGGCGTGAAGTGGGAGAAACTCTTCGGTAAATCCTCCTGGACCTTCGACCACAAAGGGGTCCGCTTTATCGGGCTCGATACAGTCAGTCGCGGTCCGGACTACTGGACGGCCAAGAAGATGACTCCCAAAGAGCGGATGGGCCATATGGCGACCCTGGATGGGAGTGTGGCCGGCGCGTGGGCCGGTGTCGGCCGCGATCAGCTCGCATGGCTTTCCACGACCCTTTCCACCTGGCCAAAGAATAAGCCGGTCGTGATCTTCAGCCATAACCCGCTGTACGAATACTACCCGCCTTGGAACTTCTGGGTACGGGACTGGCGCGAGGTTCACGAGGTTCTCGCGCCGTTCACCAACGTCACTAATATCCACGGTCACACTCATCAAGTCCTGTACAACGAGATCGGTAAGGTGCGTTCGATCGGGATGCTGGCCACCTCCTGGACTTGGCCGTATGCGCCTGAAGGGGTACCGGCCTTAACCAAGTGTGTGGTCCGAGTGGATCCTGGCGATCCCTTCGATGGGGTGGGTTGGTCGAAACTCACCGTGAGCGCCGCGGAGAAGATCGAAAATGATTACGTGATGTGGCGAAAGGACATCCTTGGGGAGACGCCATGGGACTCGGGGTGCGCGGATAACGCCAATCAGATTCTGAGCCCACGACTCGCCGACCGTGAGTGGCCGTACTACGGCGCGTACAAGTGA
- a CDS encoding glutaminyl-peptide cyclotransferase, with protein sequence MNRWIVGRIFLTLLIGLLWVKTASAAEVWVANQLSDTISIIDTETLAVLTTIPSGGKAPHNITFSPDGKAAWVTHVGSNTISIIDSATREVTTILPAGTRAHAVTFSPNGTLAYITNPGSNDLWIIDVLTKKVVERISVGKAPQMVVFSRDGTQVFVSLSGDEEVRVLDAATHKTIATIPTGKDAMGLGLSSDGRYLYVTTGGESRVVVIDTTSLKEVRSIETGFDTHGLAVSPDGRYVYVANRGSNTLSVIDTKTNTITRSIPTGKSPDMLTLSPTGRRMYVTNRGDDTISAIDIVSAQIMAIISVGSAPHGIAFRP encoded by the coding sequence ATGAACCGGTGGATAGTCGGCAGGATCTTCCTCACCCTCCTCATCGGTTTACTCTGGGTGAAGACAGCTTCCGCGGCCGAGGTCTGGGTCGCCAATCAGTTGTCGGATACCATCAGCATCATTGATACTGAGACGCTTGCGGTTCTCACCACAATCCCCTCTGGTGGCAAGGCGCCCCACAACATCACCTTCAGTCCTGATGGAAAAGCGGCGTGGGTGACCCACGTAGGCTCCAATACAATCAGCATCATTGATTCAGCAACGCGGGAGGTCACAACCATACTTCCTGCGGGGACCCGGGCCCATGCCGTAACCTTCAGTCCAAACGGCACACTGGCCTACATCACCAACCCTGGTTCTAACGATCTCTGGATCATCGACGTACTCACCAAAAAGGTGGTCGAACGGATTTCAGTTGGAAAGGCCCCACAAATGGTCGTCTTCTCCCGGGACGGAACGCAGGTCTTTGTCTCGCTCAGCGGGGATGAAGAGGTACGGGTCCTCGATGCGGCCACGCACAAGACCATTGCCACAATTCCCACCGGCAAAGACGCAATGGGTCTCGGCCTCAGCAGCGATGGGCGTTATCTGTACGTGACAACAGGAGGGGAAAGTCGAGTCGTCGTCATCGATACGACCTCCTTAAAAGAGGTCAGATCAATCGAGACCGGATTCGATACCCATGGACTGGCGGTCTCACCAGATGGCCGGTATGTCTACGTGGCCAACAGGGGCTCTAATACCCTTTCTGTGATCGACACCAAGACGAATACGATAACCCGTTCCATCCCCACCGGGAAGAGTCCGGATATGTTGACCCTCTCCCCTACTGGCCGGCGGATGTATGTGACGAACCGAGGTGATGATACGATCTCGGCAATCGATATCGTCTCGGCGCAAATCATGGCCATCATTTCGGTTGGGAGCGCCCCTCATGGCATCGCCTTTCGTCCGTAG